A region from the Kribbella shirazensis genome encodes:
- a CDS encoding ROK family transcriptional regulator — MTEEPAGGDLSRLRQLNAVAVLRELRGDQPLTLTELSKRTGLSRASTEDVARDLLGRGWLTEVAPASGSVGRPARRYRFNAGAGRLLGVDVGGHKVLALVTDLDGEVISQTRLEIDPEAGRRARLAALDRCVSKALTKASARGWAGTSARSGDGQIWATGVATTGLVDGTGKVMLSDSLPEWSGVDLAAHVRRLVPGPVRVENDCKLAALAETWRGVARYASDVVFLLAGLRTGAGLIIDGKLHRGFANWSGEIGALPAAGWQQAPQHLHRWLDQTPHPEGFERVFVAARAGDEGALAAVHDYVRDLAVGASALVLTLDPQLVVIGGGFSRSADVMVEPLRRELDRWCLRTPEIRVSAFADEGVALGAVRLALDEVESTITTGLRP; from the coding sequence ATGACCGAGGAGCCGGCCGGTGGCGATCTCTCACGGTTGCGCCAGCTCAACGCGGTCGCCGTACTGCGGGAGTTGCGCGGGGATCAGCCGCTGACGCTGACCGAGCTGTCGAAACGGACAGGGCTGTCGCGCGCTTCGACCGAGGACGTCGCGCGGGACCTGCTCGGGCGCGGCTGGCTGACCGAGGTCGCGCCCGCGTCGGGGTCGGTGGGGCGGCCGGCGCGGCGGTACCGGTTCAACGCCGGCGCGGGGCGGCTGCTCGGGGTGGACGTCGGCGGCCACAAGGTTCTCGCCCTGGTCACGGACCTCGACGGCGAGGTGATCAGTCAGACGCGGCTCGAGATCGACCCGGAGGCGGGCCGGCGGGCGCGTCTCGCGGCCCTGGACCGCTGCGTGAGCAAGGCGCTCACCAAAGCGTCCGCCAGAGGGTGGGCCGGGACGTCGGCACGGTCAGGTGACGGTCAGATCTGGGCGACGGGGGTCGCCACCACCGGGCTCGTCGACGGGACCGGCAAGGTGATGCTCTCGGACTCGCTGCCGGAGTGGAGCGGGGTCGATCTGGCCGCGCACGTACGGCGCCTGGTGCCTGGTCCCGTCCGCGTGGAGAACGACTGCAAACTCGCCGCGCTCGCCGAGACGTGGCGCGGTGTCGCCCGCTACGCCAGCGACGTCGTGTTCCTGCTGGCCGGCCTGCGGACCGGCGCCGGCCTCATCATCGACGGCAAACTCCACCGCGGCTTCGCCAACTGGTCCGGCGAGATCGGCGCCCTCCCCGCCGCCGGCTGGCAACAAGCCCCGCAACACCTCCACCGCTGGCTGGACCAGACCCCACACCCCGAGGGGTTCGAGCGGGTGTTCGTGGCGGCCAGGGCCGGTGATGAGGGCGCCTTGGCGGCGGTCCATGACTATGTGCGGGATCTGGCCGTCGGCGCCTCGGCGCTGGTGCTGACACTGGACCCGCAACTGGTGGTGATCGGGGGCGGGTTCTCGCGGTCGGCGGACGTGATGGTGGAGCCGTTGCGGCGGGAGCTGGACCGGTGGTGCCTGCGGACACCGGAGATCCGGGTGTCCGCGTTCGCGGACGAGGGCGTCGCACTGGGCGCCGTACGGCTGGCCCTGGACGAGGTCGAGTCGACGATCACCACCGGGCTCAGACCTTGA
- a CDS encoding Gfo/Idh/MocA family oxidoreductase, protein MSNPLKIATLSFWHVHAGDYSRQAQAHPGTELVAVWDDDAERGRAGAEQFGVEFTDDLDALLARDDLDGVVITTPTDVHRDIMVKAAQAGKHIYTEKVLAPTVAEAEEIVAATDAAGVKLTVSLPRLAHGYTTAIREVLDKGTLGRLTYGRVRLSHDGAIPRDGKEGWLPQRFFEPKAAIGGALTDLGCHPVYLTQLFLGATPETVSATYRSVAGRGLEDNAVVVAGYGDQKIGVIEAGFASGNPFTIELFGTDGTLTYTDRGNVLLVNGEQVEVPEHSPDPFAQWVDHITDDTRADDNIERAVELTRLVVAANAAAESNRVISYS, encoded by the coding sequence GTGTCCAACCCGCTGAAGATCGCGACTCTCAGCTTCTGGCATGTCCACGCCGGCGACTATTCGAGGCAGGCCCAGGCGCACCCCGGGACGGAGCTGGTGGCCGTCTGGGACGACGACGCCGAGCGCGGTCGCGCCGGCGCCGAGCAGTTCGGGGTCGAGTTCACCGACGACCTCGACGCGCTGCTCGCGCGCGACGACCTCGACGGCGTGGTGATCACGACGCCGACCGACGTCCACCGCGACATCATGGTCAAGGCCGCGCAGGCCGGCAAGCACATCTACACCGAGAAGGTGCTCGCTCCGACGGTCGCCGAGGCCGAGGAGATCGTCGCCGCCACCGACGCGGCGGGCGTGAAGCTGACGGTCTCGCTGCCGCGGCTCGCGCACGGGTACACGACGGCGATCCGCGAAGTGCTCGACAAGGGCACGCTCGGCCGGCTGACGTACGGCCGGGTCCGGCTCTCGCACGACGGCGCGATCCCGCGCGACGGCAAGGAGGGCTGGCTGCCGCAGCGGTTCTTCGAGCCGAAGGCCGCGATCGGCGGCGCGCTCACGGACCTCGGCTGCCACCCGGTGTACCTGACCCAGCTGTTCCTCGGCGCGACACCGGAGACGGTGAGTGCGACGTACCGGTCGGTGGCCGGTCGCGGTCTGGAAGACAACGCTGTCGTGGTGGCCGGGTACGGCGACCAGAAGATCGGGGTGATCGAGGCCGGCTTCGCGAGCGGCAACCCGTTCACGATCGAGCTGTTCGGGACCGACGGGACGCTGACGTACACCGATCGCGGCAACGTGCTGCTGGTGAACGGCGAGCAGGTCGAGGTCCCCGAGCACTCGCCGGACCCGTTCGCGCAGTGGGTCGATCACATCACCGACGACACGCGCGCGGACGACAACATCGAACGCGCAGTCGAGTTGACGCGTCTGGTGGTGGCCGCCAACGCGGCCGCCGAGTCCAACCGAGTGATTTCCTACAGCTGA
- a CDS encoding Gfo/Idh/MocA family protein has translation MIKVGLIGAGGIASAHIKGYRAHADRIRVTAVADAVAETAKKRGEELGAAAYTDYREMLAKEELDAVDICLPHHLHRDAIVAAAEAGKHILCEKPLCLSAEEAADVRRAVTENGVTLMCAHNQLFMPAVAKAKELLEAGTIGTVYEVRTTDSFYNDFDPTTMGWRASSKTSGGGELIDTGYHPTYLMLHLAGGLPVEATAMLSTHRLKFMEGEDSAQVLIRFDNGVVGQLVTSWAYQPASSTERFSAVGELGSLTSDGTTLSYRLRSGETETFEFEPVDTFVAEIGHFADSLAGNKRPLHTEHEGIAVLGILLAAYEGSRSKTVAPVLKV, from the coding sequence ATGATCAAGGTCGGGCTCATCGGCGCCGGGGGCATCGCCTCGGCGCACATCAAGGGCTACCGGGCGCACGCCGACCGGATCCGTGTCACCGCGGTCGCGGACGCCGTGGCCGAAACGGCGAAGAAGCGCGGCGAGGAGCTGGGCGCCGCCGCCTACACGGACTACCGCGAGATGCTCGCCAAGGAGGAGCTGGACGCGGTCGACATCTGCCTGCCGCACCACCTGCACCGCGACGCGATCGTCGCCGCGGCCGAGGCGGGCAAGCACATTCTCTGCGAGAAGCCACTGTGCCTGTCGGCCGAGGAGGCCGCGGACGTCCGCAGGGCGGTGACCGAGAACGGCGTGACGCTGATGTGCGCGCACAACCAGCTGTTCATGCCCGCGGTCGCCAAGGCGAAGGAGCTGCTGGAGGCCGGCACGATCGGCACGGTCTACGAGGTACGGACCACTGACAGCTTCTACAACGACTTCGACCCGACCACGATGGGCTGGCGGGCGAGCAGCAAGACCAGTGGTGGTGGCGAGCTCATCGACACCGGATACCACCCCACCTATCTGATGCTGCACCTCGCCGGCGGGCTGCCCGTCGAGGCTACGGCGATGCTCTCCACGCACCGGCTGAAGTTCATGGAGGGCGAGGACTCCGCGCAGGTGCTGATCAGGTTCGACAACGGAGTCGTCGGCCAGCTGGTGACCAGCTGGGCCTACCAGCCGGCCTCGTCCACCGAACGCTTCTCCGCCGTCGGCGAGCTCGGCTCACTGACCAGCGACGGTACGACGCTCTCGTACCGCCTCCGGTCCGGTGAGACCGAGACCTTCGAGTTCGAACCGGTCGACACGTTCGTCGCCGAGATCGGCCATTTCGCCGACTCGCTCGCCGGCAACAAGCGGCCGCTGCACACCGAGCACGAAGGCATCGCGGTCCTCGGCATTCTGCTGGCCGCGTACGAAGGCTCGAGGTCCAAGACCGTCGCGCCGGTCCTGAAGGTCTAG
- a CDS encoding low temperature requirement protein A has translation MPDAGVRIRVRMTARPIDEPHRAASQLELLFDLTFVVAVAAATEEFAHTIADGHPWSGLLAFLQVFFAIWWAWMNFTWFASSYDTDDVTYRVLTMVQMAGVLLLAAGVPDAADHGDYLMVTSGYLVMRIGLISLWLRAGIEDPARRRTAFRYAFGIGVLQIGWFGRWYLVQIGTSEGVLLAAFVVLSILELAVPLWAERPRATTWHPHHIAERYGLFTIILLGEAVLAASNAVRRALEETAVSAELIAVAACGLVILFALWWLYFLHPAGPRLEDRRDRSYRWGYGHYGLFASLAALGAGLEVAVEQTGHELHLSPTGASYAVAVPAACFIGLLWAVHRCIGELSGFHGGTALAGIAILLVLPLATPVIGPVADLALTAATCVGVVAAASWNARQGVFKGS, from the coding sequence GTGCCCGACGCAGGAGTCCGCATCCGCGTGCGGATGACGGCGCGGCCGATCGACGAGCCGCACCGGGCCGCGAGCCAGCTGGAGCTGCTGTTCGACCTGACCTTCGTGGTCGCGGTCGCGGCGGCGACCGAGGAGTTCGCGCACACGATCGCGGACGGCCACCCGTGGTCCGGGCTGCTGGCGTTCCTGCAGGTGTTCTTCGCGATCTGGTGGGCGTGGATGAACTTCACCTGGTTCGCCTCGTCGTACGACACCGACGACGTCACCTACCGGGTCCTCACCATGGTGCAGATGGCCGGCGTCCTGCTGCTCGCCGCGGGCGTCCCGGACGCAGCGGATCACGGCGACTACCTGATGGTCACCTCCGGCTACCTGGTGATGCGGATCGGGCTGATCTCGCTCTGGCTCCGCGCCGGCATCGAGGATCCGGCGCGCCGGCGCACGGCGTTCCGCTACGCGTTCGGCATCGGGGTGCTGCAGATCGGCTGGTTCGGCCGGTGGTACCTGGTCCAGATCGGCACCTCGGAGGGCGTACTGCTCGCCGCGTTCGTCGTCCTGTCGATCCTCGAACTTGCGGTCCCGCTGTGGGCGGAGCGGCCGCGGGCGACGACCTGGCATCCGCATCACATCGCGGAGCGGTACGGGCTGTTCACGATCATCCTGCTCGGCGAGGCGGTGCTGGCCGCGTCCAACGCCGTACGGCGGGCCCTCGAGGAGACCGCGGTCAGCGCCGAGCTCATCGCCGTCGCGGCCTGTGGACTCGTCATCCTGTTCGCGCTGTGGTGGCTGTACTTCCTGCATCCCGCCGGGCCGCGGCTGGAGGACCGGCGGGACCGCTCGTACCGCTGGGGCTACGGCCACTACGGCCTCTTCGCGTCACTCGCCGCGCTCGGCGCCGGTCTCGAGGTCGCCGTCGAGCAGACCGGCCACGAACTGCACCTGTCCCCCACCGGCGCGAGCTACGCCGTCGCCGTACCGGCCGCCTGTTTCATCGGCCTGCTCTGGGCGGTCCATCGCTGCATCGGCGAGCTGTCCGGATTCCACGGCGGTACGGCGCTGGCGGGCATCGCGATCCTGCTCGTGCTGCCACTCGCGACACCCGTGATTGGACCGGTCGCGGACCTCGCGCTGACGGCGGCGACCTGCGTAGGCGTGGTCGCCGCCGCCTCGTGGAACGCCAGGCAGGGAGTCTTCAAGGGCTCCTAG